In Synechococcus sp. KORDI-100, a single window of DNA contains:
- a CDS encoding MFS transporter: MLAYGLGDAGTGLAATQLGFYLFPFFTCEAGLPAFIAGSLLTVIKVWDALNDPLIGWLSDHTNSRWGPRLPWMLTAALPLGISLAAMWWVPPGDPWQRTAYYVLMAILLMTAYTSVNLPYAALATELTPDTTVRTRLNAARFTGSILAGTIGLTVAVVVLREGGGGYALMGQITGSVAAAATLFCCWGLAPYAKRAQRPSPNSERPQQQLKRVLANPRFIRVLGLYLLLWFAVQLMQVVALIWLVQVVHVPSSQATLLLLAFNIAALLGLQLWSLMSNRRGRITSLRWGAGLWIAACLISMAYPTLPDAAGVLELLPLVGLIALVGFGAATAYLIPWSLLPDAIDADPEKPAGIYTAWMVFGQKLIIGLTMTVFGSLLSLTGYISSQGDCSGALSFIDQPDTALLAIRLCMGLVPAVLVVLGLVVMRGWPDRGAHLQANAG; the protein is encoded by the coding sequence ATGCTGGCTTACGGGCTTGGTGATGCCGGCACCGGACTGGCTGCCACCCAACTTGGCTTCTACCTGTTTCCTTTTTTCACTTGCGAAGCGGGTTTGCCAGCCTTCATTGCGGGATCCCTGCTGACGGTGATCAAGGTGTGGGATGCCCTTAACGACCCGTTGATCGGCTGGCTGAGCGACCACACCAACAGCCGTTGGGGGCCACGCCTCCCCTGGATGCTGACTGCAGCACTGCCACTCGGCATCAGCCTGGCGGCGATGTGGTGGGTGCCTCCCGGGGACCCATGGCAGCGCACGGCCTACTACGTCCTGATGGCGATCCTGCTGATGACGGCTTACACCAGCGTCAACCTGCCCTATGCGGCCCTCGCGACCGAGCTGACGCCGGACACCACCGTGCGAACAAGGCTGAACGCAGCCCGCTTCACGGGTTCCATCCTGGCTGGAACCATCGGCCTGACGGTGGCGGTGGTCGTGCTGCGGGAAGGCGGGGGCGGTTATGCCCTGATGGGCCAGATCACGGGTTCGGTGGCTGCCGCCGCCACTCTGTTCTGCTGCTGGGGATTGGCGCCCTATGCCAAACGGGCCCAGCGGCCGAGCCCCAACAGCGAGCGACCGCAGCAGCAGCTGAAGCGCGTGCTGGCCAATCCCCGCTTTATTCGCGTGCTGGGCCTCTATCTGCTGCTCTGGTTCGCCGTCCAGCTGATGCAGGTGGTGGCTTTGATCTGGTTGGTGCAGGTGGTGCATGTGCCGTCCTCCCAGGCGACCCTTCTGCTCCTTGCGTTCAACATCGCCGCCTTGCTGGGATTACAGCTTTGGAGCCTGATGAGCAACCGGAGAGGACGGATCACCTCACTGCGCTGGGGGGCAGGGCTCTGGATCGCGGCCTGCCTGATCTCAATGGCGTATCCCACCCTTCCTGATGCAGCCGGAGTGCTGGAGCTGCTGCCTCTTGTGGGGCTGATCGCACTGGTGGGTTTCGGAGCCGCCACGGCCTATCTGATTCCCTGGTCCCTGCTGCCGGACGCGATCGATGCCGATCCTGAAAAACCAGCTGGGATCTACACCGCCTGGATGGTGTTCGGCCAGAAGCTGATCATCGGCCTCACCATGACGGTGTTCGGCAGCCTGCTCTCTCTCACGGGCTACATCTCCAGCCAGGGAGACTGCAGCGGTGCCCTGAGTTTCATTGATCAACCTGACACAGCCCTGCTGGCGATCCGGCTCTGCATGGGATTGGTTCCAGCGGTCCTCGTGGTGCTTGGACTTGTGGTGATGCGAGGCTGGCCTGATCGAGGAGCTCACCTGCAGGCCAACGCCGGATGA
- the plsY gene encoding glycerol-3-phosphate 1-O-acyltransferase PlsY translates to MILTTLLLIAIGYVLGAIPSGYLAARWMKGIDLRDCGSGSTGATNVLRNVGKVPALVVFLIDVGKGALAVLLTKAFGLNDWLQVLAGLAALAGHIWPIWLGFKGGKAVATGFGMFLGLAWPVGLACFGLFMAVISIFRIVSLASVVAALGLPLLMLAAGQSSAYLAVSLVAALLVLWRHRSNVQRLIAGTEPRIGQKQTAT, encoded by the coding sequence GTGATCCTGACGACGCTGCTGCTGATTGCGATCGGCTACGTGCTGGGAGCCATTCCCAGTGGTTACCTCGCAGCTCGCTGGATGAAGGGCATCGATCTACGTGATTGCGGCTCCGGCAGCACCGGCGCCACCAACGTGCTGCGCAATGTCGGCAAGGTGCCTGCCCTGGTGGTGTTCCTCATCGATGTGGGCAAAGGAGCCCTCGCCGTTCTGTTGACCAAAGCCTTTGGCCTGAACGACTGGCTGCAGGTGCTGGCTGGCTTGGCCGCCCTGGCCGGTCACATCTGGCCGATCTGGCTTGGCTTCAAGGGAGGCAAAGCGGTGGCCACGGGCTTCGGCATGTTTCTTGGCCTGGCCTGGCCGGTGGGTCTGGCCTGCTTCGGGCTGTTCATGGCCGTGATCTCGATCTTCCGGATCGTGTCCCTGGCCAGCGTGGTAGCTGCCCTGGGACTGCCGTTGCTGATGCTGGCGGCTGGCCAGAGCAGCGCCTACCTCGCCGTATCGCTGGTGGCGGCGCTGCTGGTGCTGTGGCGACACCGCAGCAACGTTCAACGGCTGATCGCCGGAACAGAACCAAGGATCGGCCAGAAGCAGACCGCAACCTGA
- a CDS encoding ABC transporter permease codes for MNTPRWLKRLGASCLIGGQAVAATLKGRINTVDLQDQLMEAGPGSVLIVLIISVAAGSVFNIQVAAELTRQGAGSTVGGILAIGLAREIAPLLTACLLAGKVATAYAAQLGTMKVTEQIDAITMLRTDPVEYLVVPRMIAMVVMAPVQCFFFFIMAIWSGQITSTEFYNIPPAVFWTSVRTWMDPEDLPFMLVKAVVFGLIIAIIACGWGLTTRGGPKEVGTSTTGAVVMILILVSIMDVILTQVLFGA; via the coding sequence ATGAACACTCCTCGCTGGCTGAAACGACTTGGGGCAAGCTGCCTGATCGGTGGACAAGCCGTGGCAGCCACCCTGAAAGGCCGAATCAACACGGTGGATCTCCAGGATCAACTGATGGAGGCTGGCCCCGGCAGCGTGCTGATCGTGTTGATCATCTCGGTAGCCGCGGGGTCGGTGTTCAACATCCAGGTGGCAGCCGAACTGACCCGTCAGGGGGCCGGCTCGACGGTGGGCGGCATCCTGGCCATCGGCCTGGCCCGGGAAATTGCACCGTTGCTCACCGCCTGCCTGCTGGCTGGAAAGGTTGCAACGGCTTACGCTGCCCAGCTGGGCACGATGAAGGTCACCGAGCAGATCGACGCGATCACCATGCTTCGAACCGATCCTGTGGAGTACCTGGTGGTCCCCCGGATGATCGCCATGGTGGTGATGGCACCGGTGCAGTGCTTCTTCTTTTTCATCATGGCGATCTGGAGCGGGCAGATCACCAGCACCGAGTTCTACAACATCCCACCTGCGGTGTTCTGGACCTCGGTGCGCACCTGGATGGACCCCGAGGATCTCCCCTTCATGCTGGTGAAAGCCGTGGTGTTCGGGCTGATCATCGCGATCATTGCCTGCGGCTGGGGGCTGACCACCCGTGGTGGTCCGAAGGAGGTGGGCACCAGCACCACCGGCGCCGTCGTCATGATCCTGATCCTGGTGTCGATCATGGATGTGATTCTCACCCAGGTGCTGTTCGGCGCATGA
- a CDS encoding DUF3119 family protein — protein MSSNPANVTLKPDVRLPLLVVVLGAVLLPLPLHPWPTLVVVLFGVFLLIQSASLRLEFEERALIVWQNGRELRRFPYDQWLSWRLFAPWLPGLLYFRETQSIHFLPILFSPKELREQLELRVGALEQPCQQEQPEQTSNR, from the coding sequence ATGAGCTCTAATCCCGCAAACGTCACCTTGAAGCCGGATGTACGGCTGCCGCTGCTGGTGGTTGTCCTCGGAGCTGTGCTGCTGCCGCTGCCCCTGCATCCCTGGCCCACCCTGGTGGTGGTGCTGTTCGGGGTGTTTCTGCTGATTCAGAGCGCAAGTTTGCGGCTGGAGTTCGAGGAACGGGCTTTGATCGTGTGGCAGAACGGACGGGAGCTGCGCCGCTTCCCCTACGACCAATGGCTCAGCTGGAGGCTGTTTGCCCCCTGGTTGCCGGGGCTGCTGTATTTCCGCGAAACCCAGAGCATCCATTTCCTGCCGATCCTGTTCAGCCCGAAGGAGCTGCGGGAACAACTGGAGCTGCGGGTGGGGGCGCTGGAACAGCCTTGTCAGCAGGAACAGCCAGAACAGACCAGCAATCGGTAA
- a CDS encoding DUF3086 domain-containing protein: MPDDTDLTPQEPVSTESPEEVHSEQQASTAAASDNPVLALALKDLQSRRDALEAEIRELANRKQQLESELKTSFAGQSDAMARRVKGFQEYLGGALQDLVQSVESLELVVQPMVVKPSPLDQQGADGNTATNTEPAAPAAAVADTFKPDEQLIRDALERFLKQPDVYADPWTLRRSIDARDTALLEDWFFNQGGRGAQPSRGNRPRNILVSAGLISIIGELYGDQFQCLVLAGGPERLGEWRRGLQDALGLSREDFGPSSGVVLFERPEALVERADRLEERGEVPLILIDAAERSVDIPVLQFPLWLAFAAGANERLDDDDLL; the protein is encoded by the coding sequence ATGCCCGACGACACCGACCTGACGCCACAGGAACCTGTCTCGACAGAATCGCCAGAAGAAGTCCATTCAGAACAGCAAGCTTCAACAGCGGCAGCATCCGACAATCCAGTCCTTGCGCTCGCTCTCAAGGATCTGCAATCCCGTCGAGACGCTCTGGAAGCGGAGATCAGAGAGCTCGCCAACCGCAAGCAACAGCTTGAGAGCGAGCTGAAAACTTCATTCGCCGGCCAGTCCGATGCGATGGCCCGGCGCGTGAAGGGCTTTCAGGAGTACCTCGGCGGAGCCCTGCAGGACCTTGTCCAGAGCGTGGAAAGCCTGGAGCTTGTGGTGCAGCCCATGGTCGTGAAGCCCTCACCGCTGGATCAGCAGGGCGCCGATGGCAACACGGCAACGAACACGGAACCAGCGGCCCCAGCTGCAGCCGTGGCAGACACCTTCAAGCCGGATGAACAGCTGATTCGCGATGCGCTGGAGCGGTTTTTAAAGCAACCGGATGTCTACGCCGATCCCTGGACCCTGCGCCGCAGCATCGACGCGCGCGACACGGCACTGCTGGAGGATTGGTTCTTCAACCAGGGGGGTCGCGGAGCGCAGCCCAGCCGCGGCAATCGTCCCCGCAACATCCTCGTGAGCGCAGGCCTGATTTCAATCATCGGCGAGCTCTACGGCGACCAGTTCCAGTGCCTGGTGCTGGCAGGCGGACCGGAACGACTTGGTGAGTGGCGACGCGGCCTCCAGGATGCCCTCGGACTGAGCCGGGAAGACTTCGGCCCCAGCAGCGGCGTCGTGCTGTTCGAACGCCCGGAAGCACTGGTGGAACGTGCCGATCGCCTGGAGGAACGGGGCGAAGTGCCATTGATCCTGATCGATGCTGCCGAACGCAGCGTCGACATTCCCGTGCTTCAGTTCCCGCTCTGGCTGGCCTTTGCAGCTGGAGCCAATGAACGCCTCGACGACGACGACCTGCTGTGA